In Tachysurus fulvidraco isolate hzauxx_2018 chromosome 25, HZAU_PFXX_2.0, whole genome shotgun sequence, the following proteins share a genomic window:
- the LOC113647712 gene encoding protein asteroid homolog 1-like, translated as MGVHGLYSYIESNGDFLKPRCFRESKLIIDGSNLSYNLYFRSHLDQVHGGDFDDFEKIVALFFKHLRMCDIEPYVVLDGGADVSDKKFETQKISWSEKIRRANSLSRGHSGDILPILTKHVFKQILQKLGIPFIQCLAEADWEAAALASEWNCPVLSNDSDFYIFNIRSGVLPIDHFQWRKVGKLRHNSKNFIPTKSYRVQNLCAAFNRMNKYNLSLFAVILGNDYTKLDKSAFPNFSKFSSKPGATAQVDGVLMWLSQFPGPKEAIAALLSPMGKNKKSDNMQKEINKGMAEYRLHPSSIGQFFMSGEPQSVPPGLLQNLPGWALKPLAEGKLASTIIDVVTLQRVMLNPQVENFELSSSRETSRPIRQVMYGILLCTRWQKVESDSRSTGDEQQTDVEEYSRQGMTLTSSMVPAVLPRGVVTHLHLDSLWEVTQHLRLQVMLEALGASLISDSLHVPEALQLAVYVTCFWLKHATPEPRAEMFWALLTSLAYGHLSREQAEDIEPVILRFRKLKSRKGQNLLDLDLAHALCQWQSCLKDSFCLNQLLNHPVPEPELARLYCGTLVHGVTRELKRGIEPESFFAGAPVAIRLYQNLQTAVERELDDDLLMRMRMRTKPSESQAAVVDQLSQEFTHLMAEDEVEDDEVLEQTCSFHMKNQTKRKKQKSRSKKQERESRK; from the exons ATGGGAGTTCACGGACTTTACAGCTACATCGAGAGCAACGGTGATTTCCTGAAGCCGCGCTGCTTTAGAGAAAGCAAACTCATCATTGATGGCTCCAATTTGTCCTACAATCTGTACTTCAGGTCACATCTGGACCAAGTACACGGTGGGGATTTCGATGACTTTGAGAAAATCGTTGCGCTGTTTTTCAAACATCTCAGAATGTGTGATATTGAGCCCTACGTGGTGCTCGATGGAGGGGCCGACGTCAGTGACAAAAAATTTGAAACCCAGAAGATAAGCTGGAGCGAAAAGATCAGAAGAGCCAATTCCTTGTCCAGGGGCCATTCAGGAGATATATTACCCATTCTGACCAAACATGTCTTCAAGCAGATCCTCCAAAAACTGGGAATTCCCTTTATTCAGTGTCTGGCAGAGGCGGATTGGGAAGCAGCCGCGTTGGCCAGCGAGTGGAACTGTCCTGTTCTGTCCAACGACAGCGATTTCTACATCTTCAACATCAGGAGTGGAGTTTTGCCCATTGATCATTTCCAGTGGAGGAAAGTGGGAAAGCTAAGACACAACAGTAAAAATTTCATCCCTACCAAGTCATACCGTGTTCAAAATCTCTGTGCTGCGTTTAACcgcatgaataaatataatcttTCACTTTTTGCCGTCATTCTGGGAAACGACTACACCAAACTGGACAAGAGTGCATTTCCAAACTTCTCAAAGTTCTCAAGTAAACCTGGAGCAACAGCCCAGGTCGATGGCGTACTCATGTGGTTGTCACAGTTCCCCGGGCCGAAAGAAGCCATCGCTGCTCTCCTCAGCCCCATGGGAAAGAACAAGAAATCAGACAACatgcaaaaagaaataaataagggGATGGCAGAGTACAGACTCCATCCCAGCTCCATTGGTCAGTTCTTCATGAGTGGAGAACCTCAGAGCGTTCCTCCAGGCCTTTTACAGAATCTTCCAGGCTGGGCTCTAAAACCTCTGGCAGAAGGCAAGCTGGCTTCCACCATCATTGATGTCGTGACACTGCAGAGGGTCATGCTGAACCCCCAGGTGGAGAACTTTGAGCTGAGCAGCAGCAGAGAGACGTCTCGTCCGATACGACAGGTGATGTACGGCATACTGCTGTGTACCAGGTGGCAGAAGGTGGAGTCAGACAGCAGGTCTACTGGAGACGAACAGCAGACCGACGTGGAGGAGTACAGCAGACAGGGGATGACGCTGACCAGCTCCATGGTTCCAGCTGTTCTACCCAGAGGTGTAGTGACACACCTTCACCTGGACTCACTGTGGGAG GTGACGCAGCATTTGCGTCTGCAGGTCATGTTGGAGGCTCTTGGCGCGTCTCTGATCTCTGATTCACTCCATGTCCCTGAAGCTCTGCAGCTCGCTGTGTACGTCACATGTTTCTGGCTAAAACATGCGACGCCTGAGCCGAGAGCAGAAATGTTCTGGGCTTTACTGACCAGCTTGGCCTATGGACACCTGAGCAGAGAACAGGCTGAGG ACATTGAACCAGTTATTCTGAGGTTTAGGAAGCTAAAGAGTCGTAAAGGTCAGAATCTGCTGGATCTGGACTTAGCTCACGCTTTGTGTCAGTGGCAGTCCTGTCTAAAGGACAGCTTCTGTCTGAACCAGCTGCTGAATCATCCGGTGCCGGAGCCGGAGTTAGCGAG gttGTATTGTGGCACTTTGGTGCACGGTGTAACCCGCGAGCTGAAAAGAGGTATCGAGCCCGAGTCCTTCTTCGCCGGAGCTCCAGTCGCCATCAGGCTTTACCAAAATCTGCAGACTGCAGTAGAGCGTGAGCTGGACGACGACTTGCttatgaggatgaggatgaggacgaAGCCAAGTGAGAGCCAGGCAGCAGTGGTGGACCAACTAAGCCAAGAGTTTACACATCTGATGGCTGAAGACGAGGTTGAAGATGACGAGGTGCTCGAGCAAACCTGCAGCTTTCACAtgaaaaaccaaaccaaacgCAAGAAACAAAAATCCAGGTCTAAGAAGCAGGAGCGTGAGAGCAGGAAGTAA
- the LOC113647501 gene encoding uncharacterized protein LOC113647501: MLPIVLIIAILSQGHATDYGTAFVTAFPENLAYYFPSPLVLQLKITTLFPSTVITVKMNNVVILEQTIASQQVSIVNIGSAEVNQFGIRGNTVIVTSSKNITVFSISTRGDSVQTNVVPPTVNLGTEYLVPALNYTDFAVQLNSYNMSGILSSSSDLLDFSYRLIIINAREVVNNIVVTEKLSTGNKETFITLDPFMLTQLSSSAYWYKVTSSVEAAVILTNPCIDSVNCKCNMIAHQLRPTKFMGTEFIYPPFNATRNRLFVTSDQSVDLSCNTETKTVQPGSQDLLPYLPGLVSTNPILTTSKPSSLTVISPGLIVNLISTDMFSGCFLVHSKTTAYSNALVIVETAQQNSLQIGNAAATGTTWEVISGTKYSWDLIPLTFPSSVIWHPTTPIAVYVFESAGTHFLYGGPAISINDEPDPNGCVLVPMKFDLSNITMSWQSSRAHCRNKGELLVSPNLNYTQNKMAAALNNLNMEGVAWLGLRRNLVTSEWNWSRSVPFDFANWDTNQPAGGLCASIIIEPNGNFTWSTERCCSPMLPLCATDMVILTTFTDTNLN; the protein is encoded by the exons ATGTTGCCCATCGTACTCATCATAGCTATACTGAGTCAAG GTCACGCTACTGACTATGGTACAGCATTTGTCACAGCGTTTCCAGAGAACCTTGCTTACTACTTTCCATCACCGCTCGTCCTCCAACTGAAAATCACCACCTTATTCCCTAGCACTGTTATAACAGTCAAGATGAACAACGTGGTTATCCTAGAACAAACCATCGCCAGCCAACAGGTGTCTATTGTGAATATTGGTAGTGCTGAAGTAAATCAATTTGGAATCCGTGGGAACACGGTCATTGTGACCAGCAGCAAGAACATCACTGTGTTCTCCATCAGCACACGAGGAGACAGTGTACAGACCAATGTGGTTCCACCTACAGTAAATCTAGGGACGGAATATCTGGTTCCTGCCCTTAATTACACAGATTTTGCTGTGCAGTTGAACTCCTATAATATGTCTGGGATCCTCAGCTCAAGCTCTGACCTGCTGGATTTCAGTTACAGACTCATCATTATTAACGCAAGAGAAGTTGTAAACAACATCGTTGTGACCGAAAAACTATCCACTGGAAATAAGGAGACGTTCATCACACTAGACCCTTTCATGTTGACCCAGCTGTCAAGCAGTGCTTACTGGTATAAAGTCACCTCTTCTGTGGAAGCGGCCGTAATTCTTACCAATCCATGCATCGACAGTGTGAATTGCAAGTGTAACATGATTGCGCACCAACTCCGACCCACCAAATTCATGGGAACAGAATTCATTTATCCACCATTTAACGCCACTAGGAACCGTCTTTTTGTGACCTCGGACCAAAGCGTTGACCTCAGCTGTAACACTGAGACCAAAACTGTTCAGCCTGGTTCCCAAGATTTGCTCCCGTATTTGCCCGGTCTTGTCAGTACAAACCCAATCCTCACAACCTCCAAGCCATCATCACTCACAGTAATCAGTCCTGGCCTCATTGTTAACCTGATCTCCACCGACATGTTTTCTGGCTGCTTCTTGGTGCATTCTAAAACGACGGCCTATTCTAATGCTTTAGTCATAGTTGAAACGGCGCAACAAAATAGTTTGCAGATCGGCAATGCTGCCGCTACCGGAACAACCTGGGAAGTGATCAGTGGTACCAAATACTCATGGGATCTCATACCTCTGACTTTTCCATCATCTGTTATTTGGCATCCTACTACACCGATTGCTGTGTATGTCTTTGAGAGTGCGGGGACGCATTTTCTTTATGGAGGTCCGGCAATTTCTATCAACGACGAGCCAG ACCCCAACGGTTGTGTTTTGGTTCCCATGAAATTTGATCTCTCTAACATCACGATGAGTTGGCAATCGTCTCGGGCTCACTGCAGAAATAAAGGTGAGCTTCTGGTGAGTCCCAACTTGAactacacacaaaataaaatggcaGCTGCACTTAACAACCTAAATATGGAAGGTGTTGCGTGGCTTGGCCTGCGCCGCAACCTTGTCACCTCTGAGTGGAACTGGAGCAGATCTGTCCCTTTCGACTTTGCCAACTGGGACACCAACCAACCAGCGGGTGGCCTGTGTGCGTCCATAATTATAGAACCGAATGGGAATTTCACCTGGAGTACGGAGCGCTGCTGCTCGCCCATGCTGCCTCTGTGTGCCACTGATATGGTGATCCTCACCACCTTTACAGATACTAATCTTAATTGA
- the rpp25l gene encoding ribonuclease P protein subunit p25-like protein isoform X1, with amino-acid sequence MSNSPLCGAGEMENYRKTDVVEQSSVCPFTDLLHDGVPVVRVRDGSKIRNLMRFSQSRMEGRAEQVLESGGGREEAETSGESQLCRQIVFTGGGPSVSKAITCVEILKRRLGGLHQVTRLVYSSLQEMWEPLEPSAGLDSITVTRNVPAIWILLSRDPLDSKLAGYQAPGTFDALWAQVTAKEERENQRRKSGGRGGGSGRGKGQGPRRQMTRPRDVRKSSAHASGAH; translated from the exons ATGTCCAACAGCCCGCTGTGTGGGGCAG GTGAGATGGAGAACTACAGAAAGACAGATGTGGTCGAGCAGTCGAGTGTCTGCCCGTTTACTGACCTTCTCCATGATGGGGTTCCTGTGGTCCGGGTTCGAGACGGCAGCAAAATCCGCAACCTGATGAGGTTCTCTCAGAGCCGGATGGAGGGCAGAGCAGAGCAAGTGCTAGAGAGTGGCGGCGGTCGCGAGGAAGCGGAAACAAGTGGCGAATCCCAGCTGTGCCGCCAGATAGTGTTTACGGGCGGTGGCCCGAGCGTCTCTAAAGCTATCACGTGTGTGGAGATCCTGAAGCGCCGCTTAGGGGGGCTGCATCAGGTCACGCGGCTGGTCTACAGCTCGCTGCAGGAGATGTGGGAGCCTCTGGAGCCGAGCGCAGGACTCGACAGCATCACTGTGACCCGGAATGTCCCCGCCATCTGGATCCTGCTCTCTAGAGACCCACTGGACTCGAAATTGGCAGGATATCAGGCACCCGGGACCTTCGACGCGCTGTGGGCGCAGGTCACTGCTAAAGAGGAGCGAGAGAATCAGAGGAGAAAgagtggaggaagaggaggcggAAGtggaagaggaaaaggacaaGGACCACGCAGACAGATGACACGCCCCAGAGACGTACGGAAATCTTCAGCACATGCATCAGGAGCACACTGA
- the rpp25l gene encoding ribonuclease P protein subunit p25-like protein isoform X2, protein MENYRKTDVVEQSSVCPFTDLLHDGVPVVRVRDGSKIRNLMRFSQSRMEGRAEQVLESGGGREEAETSGESQLCRQIVFTGGGPSVSKAITCVEILKRRLGGLHQVTRLVYSSLQEMWEPLEPSAGLDSITVTRNVPAIWILLSRDPLDSKLAGYQAPGTFDALWAQVTAKEERENQRRKSGGRGGGSGRGKGQGPRRQMTRPRDVRKSSAHASGAH, encoded by the coding sequence ATGGAGAACTACAGAAAGACAGATGTGGTCGAGCAGTCGAGTGTCTGCCCGTTTACTGACCTTCTCCATGATGGGGTTCCTGTGGTCCGGGTTCGAGACGGCAGCAAAATCCGCAACCTGATGAGGTTCTCTCAGAGCCGGATGGAGGGCAGAGCAGAGCAAGTGCTAGAGAGTGGCGGCGGTCGCGAGGAAGCGGAAACAAGTGGCGAATCCCAGCTGTGCCGCCAGATAGTGTTTACGGGCGGTGGCCCGAGCGTCTCTAAAGCTATCACGTGTGTGGAGATCCTGAAGCGCCGCTTAGGGGGGCTGCATCAGGTCACGCGGCTGGTCTACAGCTCGCTGCAGGAGATGTGGGAGCCTCTGGAGCCGAGCGCAGGACTCGACAGCATCACTGTGACCCGGAATGTCCCCGCCATCTGGATCCTGCTCTCTAGAGACCCACTGGACTCGAAATTGGCAGGATATCAGGCACCCGGGACCTTCGACGCGCTGTGGGCGCAGGTCACTGCTAAAGAGGAGCGAGAGAATCAGAGGAGAAAgagtggaggaagaggaggcggAAGtggaagaggaaaaggacaaGGACCACGCAGACAGATGACACGCCCCAGAGACGTACGGAAATCTTCAGCACATGCATCAGGAGCACACTGA